One Schistocerca piceifrons isolate TAMUIC-IGC-003096 chromosome 11, iqSchPice1.1, whole genome shotgun sequence genomic window carries:
- the LOC124720269 gene encoding zinc finger protein 93-like, which produces MCNTHLTNDREKKSNYGTSSIAVNVSAQSDLLTANRPNKCGICGKLFATSGDLERHGSICTGKRLHKCDICDKWFTRSGNLKAHILIHTGKKPHKCEICGKSFTMSGALKKHVLLHTGKKPHKCEICGKCFALSSNLQIHTLIHTGIKPHTCEICGKSFTMSGGLKKHALIHTGKKPHKCKICVKSFARGHHLKRHLLIHIGKKPHKCDICGKSFAGSGVLKRHLLLHTGEKPHKCEICGKYFALPCYLKTHALIHTGKKPHKCEICGESFARSGDLKQHSLIHSGKKPHKCDICGKSFAKSGNLKTHVLIHIGKKPHKCEICNKSFARSRHLKQHGLIHTGKKPHKCEICGKSFARSGVLKQHSLIHSGKKPHKCDICGKSFARSGDLKTHSLIHTEKKPHKCDICGKSLATSGSLKRHTIIHTGTKPYKCDICGKSFAHSGHLESHILIHTLKKLHN; this is translated from the coding sequence ATGTGTAACACACACCTGACAAATGATAGAGAGAAAAAAAGTAATTATGGAACTTCGTCTATAGCTGTTAATGTCAGTGCCCAGTCTGATCTACTTACTGCAAACAGACCCAACAAATGTGGTATTTGTGGTAAATTGTTTGCTACATCAGGTGATCTCGAGAGACATGGTTCCATTTGTACTGGGAAAAGACTTCACAAATGTGATATTTGTGACAAATGGTTTACCCGGTCAGGTAATCTAAAGGCACatatattaattcacactggaaagaaaccgcacaaatgtgagatttgtgggaaatctttcacGATGTCAGGTGCtctcaagaaacatgtattacttcacactggaaagaaacctcacaaatgtgagatttgtgggaaatgtttTGCCTTGTCAAGCAATCTCCAGATACacacattaattcacactggaattaAACCTCAtacatgtgagatttgtgggaaatctttcacGATGTCAGGTGGTCTCAAGAAACAtgcattaattcacactggaaagaaacctcacaaatgtaaaatttgtgtgaaatcttttgcTAGGGGGCACCATCTCAAGAGACACTTATTAATTCACattggaaagaaacctcacaaatgtgatatttgtgggaaatcttttgctgGGTCAGGCGTTCTCAAGAGACACTTATTACTTCACACTGgagagaaacctcacaaatgtgagatttgtgggaaatattTTGCTTTGCCATGTTATCTTAAGACACAcgcattaattcacactggaaagaaacctcacaaatgtgagatttgtggggaATCTTTTGCTAGGTCAGGTGATCTCAAGCAACATTCATTAATTCATTCTGGAAAGAAACCCCATAAATGCgatatttgtgggaaatcttttgctaAGTCAGGAAATCTCAAGACACATGTATTAATTCACAtcggaaagaaacctcacaaatgtgagatttgcaACAAATCGTTTGCCCGGTCACGTCATCTCAAGCAACACggattaattcacactggaaagaaacctcacaaatgtgagatttgtgggaaatcttttgctagGTCAGGCGTTCTCAAGCAACATTCATTAATTCACTCTGGAAAGAAACCCCATAAATGCgatatttgtgggaaatcttttgctagGTCAGGTGATCTCAAGACACACTCATTAATTCACACTGAAAAGAAACCCCACAAATGCGATATTTGTGGCAAATCGTTAGCCACATCAGGTTCTCTCAAGAGACACACAATAATCCACACTGGAACGAAACCTTACAAATGTgacatttgtgggaaatcttttgcccATTCAGGTCATCTCGAGAGTCACATATTAATTCACACTTTAAAGAAACTGCACAATTGA